A genomic region of Raphanus sativus cultivar WK10039 chromosome 6, ASM80110v3, whole genome shotgun sequence contains the following coding sequences:
- the LOC130496912 gene encoding uncharacterized protein LOC130496912: MDSYANSARDLKSLQSDVKEGSLAKKARHLSRNRLEDIVASVGDVGSRQRSDTSAVSKDLPSQKGLAAEPAETSCASGSNLSTTRNTKEDINKGNRLRAAVDAALRKKPSFGKNRGLEQSDLPSVSNVDSSCDRTLQNLPSKVPIMRDWPVGLQGGQSNLQTDKQAIAVNKKQSTLAGADAMAAPQSAEPAVHLHSVKPVIRDLPVGLQRGHPNLQTDKQAFAVNRKQSTLAGADLMALPQSVEPSVHLPSVKPVMRDFPVGLQGGHPNLPTDKQTIAVNRKQFPLASADAMAASQSVEPAVHLPSVEPVMSDLPVLDPSVLSTTSAIPEHEYIWQGNMEVQKSRNISAMHCGMQAYLSTLASPKVAEVVNQFPVKVTLNEVPRLRTWPSQFQDIGAKEGHVALFFFAKDIESYEKYYKPLVDNMIQKDLALKGSLEGVELLIFASNQLPQNCQRWNMFFFLWGVFRGKKEKCSDPLKSKPLSASNVLPNMGRVLSTREGFYHENPSNREFSIDRPSSRMQSCLKENDKEGEAGGGVSGAVEETEEGEIGFSPQLKDEKISGPRRVNSSGVNQNVNMDDLTGVGLCEGPANKKLKTGTGVETKCNIFRRDTPGPHPREEETMIKKTPDAAERIVFPLDLNDGKEDDDEMVDDNPRALGNDSSKQRSLGMVPNLELALGEDETTTTTGSVLPFMARPSATEKHRSSSSQKAEEDSAASLSLSLSFSPLEKEQQQQQRQQQNQRQVSGWEHKKQNVNTPMFLFRNFPDKSS; encoded by the exons aTGGA TTCCTATGCAAATAGTGCACGTGATTTGAAGAGTTTGCAGTCTGATGTTAAAGAAGGTAGCTTGGCAAAGAAAGCCAGACATCTAAGTCGAAACCGCCTGGAAGATATAGTTGCTTCTG TTGGGGATGTTGGTAGTCGCCAAAGGTCTGACACTTCTGCTGTTTCGAAAGACCTACCATCTCAAAAAGGTCTGGCGGCAGAACCTGCTGAGACTTCATGTGCCTCTGGAAGCAATCTCTCTACCACGCGAAACACTAAGGAGGATATTAATAAGGGCAATAGGTTGCGAGCAGCGGTTGATGCTGCTCTCCGGAAAAAACCTAGCTTTGGGAAGAACCGTGGATTGGAGCAGTCTGATTTGCCGTCAGTGTCTAATGTGGATTCTAGTTGTGATAGGACTCTTCAAAATCTTCCCTCGAAGGTGCCTATCATGAGAGATTGGCCTGTGGGATTACAAGGAGGGCAATCAAATTTACAGACAGACAAGCAGGCGATTGCAGTAAATAAAAAACAGTCTACACTCGCTGGTGCTGATGCAATGGCTGCTCCTCAATCTGCAGAGCCTGCAGTTCATTTACATTCTGTAAAGCCGGTCATCAGAGATTTGCCTGTGGGATTGCAAAGAGGGCATCCAAATTTACAGACAGACAAACAGGCCTTTGCAGTAAATAGAAAACAGTCTACACTCGCTGGTGCTGATTTAATGGCTCTTCCTCAATCTGTAGAGCCTTCAGTTCATTTACCTTCTGTAAAGCCGGTCATGAGAGATTTTCCTGTGGGATTGCAAGGAGGGCATCCAAATTTACCGACGGACAAGCAGACGATTGCAGTAAATAGAAAGCAGTTTCCACTCGCTAGTGCTGATGCAATGGCTGCTTCTCAATCTGTAGAGCCTGCAGTTCATTTACCTTCTGTGGAACCGGTCATGAGTGATTTGCCTGTGCTTGACCCATCTGTTCTGTCGACAACCTCAGCCATCCCAGAGCATGAATACATTTGGCA AGGGAACATGGAGGTGCAGAAAAGCAGAAATATATCGGCAATGCATTGTGGAATGCAAGCATATCTATCAACATTAGCATCACCTAAGGTTGCTGAAGTGGTGAATCAATTTCCAGTAAAAGTGACCTTAAATGAAGTACCCAGGCTACGTACATGGCCTTCGCAGTTTCAAGATATAGGTGCTAAGGAAGGCCATGTGGCTCTTTTCTTCTTTGCCAAGGACATCGAGAG TTATGAGAAATATTACAAGCCCCTGGTAGATAACATGATCCAGAAAGATTTAGCTCTAAAGGGAAGCCTCGAGGGTGTTGAGCTTTTGATTTTTGCGTCGAATCAGCTTCCTCAGAACTGTCAGC GTTGGAACATGTTCTTTTTCCTTTGGGGTGTATTTCGAGGAAAAAAGGAGAAATGTTCTGATCCACTCAAGAGCAAACCTCTTTCGGCGTCTAATGTTTTGCCAAATATGGGGAGAGTGTTGTCTACACGTGAAGGCTTTTACCATGAAAATCCAAGCAACAGAGAGTTCTCAATTGACCGCCCATCGAGCAGAATGCAATCGTGTTTGAAG GAGAATGATAAAGAGGGTGAAGCGGGCGGTGGAGTTAGTGGAGCGGTGGAAGAAACTGAGGAAGGAGAGATCGGTTTTAGCCCACAGTTGAAGGATGAGAAGATTTCAG GGCCTAGGAGAGTAAATTCATCTGGCGTGAATCAGAACGTGAACATGGATGATCTGACTGGTGTAGGGTTGTGTGAAGGACCAGCGAATAAAAAGCTGAAGACAGGCACAGGAGTAGAAACCAAATGTAACATATTCAGGAGGGATACACCTGGTCCCCATCCCCGTGAGGAGGAAACTATGATCAAGAAGACTCCAGATGCAGCTGAAAGGATCGTGTTCCCTTTGGATTTGAATGATGGAAAGGAAGACGATGATGAAATGGTAGACGATAATCCCAGAGCACTGGGCAATGACAGCAGCAAACAAAGGTCACTCGGTATGGTCCCAAATCTTGAGTTGGCTCTAGGAGAAGATGAAACTACTACAACCACAGGATCCGTCTTGCCCTTCATGGCTAGACCAAGCGCCACTGAGAAACATAGAAGTAGCAGTAGCCAGAAGGCAGAAGAAGACAGTGCAGCTTCTCTCTCACTATCCTTATCCTTCTCTCCCCTGGAGaaggaacaacaacaacaacaaagacaaCAGCAGAATCAGAGACAAGTGTCTGGATGGGAACACAAGAAGCAGAATGTGAATACTCCTATGTTTCTCTTCAGAAACTTCCCTGACAAATCATCATAG
- the LOC130496885 gene encoding uncharacterized protein LOC130496885 isoform X4, which translates to MEDNNSPKKDYYKILEVDYDATEEMLKLSYRKLALKWHPDKHKGDTVATSKFQEINEAYNVLMDPALRFEYDLTGIYEIHKYTLREYLARFKGLILTCNGLGISHSLSPWTQQLAEGNSTTDEQGYCIN; encoded by the exons ATGGAAGATAACAATTCTCCCAAG AAGGATTACTATAAGATCCTAGAAGTTGATTATGATGCAACTgaggagatgctcaaactgagTTATCGGAAGCTTGCTTTG AAGTGGCATCCTGATAAGCACAAAGGTGACACTGTGGCTACTTCAAAGTTTCAGGAGATCAATGAAGCTTATAACG TGCTAATGGACCCTGCTTTACGTTTTGAGTATGATTTAACCGGAATATACGAGATTCACAAGTATACTTTGCGG GAGTATCTGGCTAGATTTAAGGGACTGATACTCACTTGCAATGGACTTGGCATTAGTCACTCCTTATCACCATG GACACAACAGCTGGCGGAAGGGAATAGCACGACAGATGAGCAAG GATACTGTATCAACTGA
- the LOC130496885 gene encoding uncharacterized protein LOC130496885 isoform X2, whose amino-acid sequence MEDNNSPKDYYKILEVDYDATEEMLKLSYRKLALKWHPDKHKGDTVATSKFQEINEAYNVLMDPALRFEYDLTGIYEIHKYTLREYLARFKGLILTCNGLGISHSLSPWTQQLAEGNSTTDEQGFNLVYSFFCSTLVNSITNQYIA is encoded by the exons ATGGAAGATAACAATTCTCCCAAG GATTACTATAAGATCCTAGAAGTTGATTATGATGCAACTgaggagatgctcaaactgagTTATCGGAAGCTTGCTTTG AAGTGGCATCCTGATAAGCACAAAGGTGACACTGTGGCTACTTCAAAGTTTCAGGAGATCAATGAAGCTTATAACG TGCTAATGGACCCTGCTTTACGTTTTGAGTATGATTTAACCGGAATATACGAGATTCACAAGTATACTTTGCGG GAGTATCTGGCTAGATTTAAGGGACTGATACTCACTTGCAATGGACTTGGCATTAGTCACTCCTTATCACCATG GACACAACAGCTGGCGGAAGGGAATAGCACGACAGATGAGCAAGGTTTCAATCTGGTTTACTCCTTTTTTTGCTCTACGCTTGTTAACTCTATTACCAATCAATATATAGCTTGA
- the LOC130496885 gene encoding uncharacterized protein LOC130496885 isoform X1: protein MEDNNSPKKDYYKILEVDYDATEEMLKLSYRKLALKWHPDKHKGDTVATSKFQEINEAYNVLMDPALRFEYDLTGIYEIHKYTLREYLARFKGLILTCNGLGISHSLSPWTQQLAEGNSTTDEQGFNLVYSFFCSTLVNSITNQYIA, encoded by the exons ATGGAAGATAACAATTCTCCCAAG AAGGATTACTATAAGATCCTAGAAGTTGATTATGATGCAACTgaggagatgctcaaactgagTTATCGGAAGCTTGCTTTG AAGTGGCATCCTGATAAGCACAAAGGTGACACTGTGGCTACTTCAAAGTTTCAGGAGATCAATGAAGCTTATAACG TGCTAATGGACCCTGCTTTACGTTTTGAGTATGATTTAACCGGAATATACGAGATTCACAAGTATACTTTGCGG GAGTATCTGGCTAGATTTAAGGGACTGATACTCACTTGCAATGGACTTGGCATTAGTCACTCCTTATCACCATG GACACAACAGCTGGCGGAAGGGAATAGCACGACAGATGAGCAAGGTTTCAATCTGGTTTACTCCTTTTTTTGCTCTACGCTTGTTAACTCTATTACCAATCAATATATAGCTTGA
- the LOC130496885 gene encoding uncharacterized protein LOC130496885 isoform X3, with amino-acid sequence MEDNNSPKKDYYKILEVDYDATEEMLKLSYRKLALKWHPDKHKGDTVATSKFQEINEAYNVLMDPALRFEYDLTGIYEIHKYTLREYLARFKGLILTCNGLGISHSLSPWTQQLAEGNSTTDEQGFNLDTVSTEEETELN; translated from the exons ATGGAAGATAACAATTCTCCCAAG AAGGATTACTATAAGATCCTAGAAGTTGATTATGATGCAACTgaggagatgctcaaactgagTTATCGGAAGCTTGCTTTG AAGTGGCATCCTGATAAGCACAAAGGTGACACTGTGGCTACTTCAAAGTTTCAGGAGATCAATGAAGCTTATAACG TGCTAATGGACCCTGCTTTACGTTTTGAGTATGATTTAACCGGAATATACGAGATTCACAAGTATACTTTGCGG GAGTATCTGGCTAGATTTAAGGGACTGATACTCACTTGCAATGGACTTGGCATTAGTCACTCCTTATCACCATG GACACAACAGCTGGCGGAAGGGAATAGCACGACAGATGAGCAAGGTTTCAATCTG GATACTGTATCAACTGAAGAAGAGACAGAGCTCAATTAA